A region from the Catellatospora sp. TT07R-123 genome encodes:
- a CDS encoding DUF4194 domain-containing protein → MAEEERPLFEQVFGEDLFDDDGRREPAVLDAEAMFAEGLAASVGVLVDSGVRQPRFDGDASELPAEVCWTLQELVAAPHVTEKSRKHWAVVQQYEDVLRSRLSELNLILEVNREHRYAFTRQAFDPSPHSRAILRSKTLSLAASALALYLYQQYVMSPDEPVVETADMIDHMMAYKPSGDTDEAGFLKKVRTAITALDDAAIIKPVRGADRYIIYPVITSILTAEQVDALTDKYQAIAGGQVRGSDAEQEPADD, encoded by the coding sequence ATGGCTGAAGAAGAGCGGCCACTGTTCGAACAGGTCTTCGGAGAAGACCTGTTCGACGACGACGGCCGGCGGGAGCCGGCGGTGCTCGACGCCGAGGCGATGTTCGCGGAGGGTTTGGCGGCCAGCGTCGGTGTGCTGGTCGACAGTGGTGTGCGCCAGCCGCGTTTCGACGGCGACGCCAGCGAGCTGCCCGCTGAGGTGTGCTGGACGCTGCAGGAACTGGTCGCGGCGCCGCACGTGACGGAGAAGTCGCGTAAACACTGGGCGGTGGTGCAGCAGTACGAGGATGTGCTGCGCAGCCGACTGTCTGAGCTGAACCTGATCCTGGAGGTGAACCGGGAGCACCGCTACGCCTTCACCCGGCAGGCTTTCGACCCCAGCCCGCACAGCCGCGCCATTCTGCGCAGCAAGACGCTCAGTCTTGCAGCCAGCGCGTTGGCGCTGTACCTGTACCAGCAGTACGTGATGTCACCGGATGAGCCGGTCGTGGAGACCGCCGACATGATCGATCACATGATGGCCTACAAGCCCTCAGGCGACACCGACGAGGCCGGGTTCCTCAAAAAGGTCCGGACGGCGATCACGGCTCTGGACGATGCGGCGATCATCAAACCTGTCAGAGGCGCCGACCGCTACATCATCTACCCGGTGATCACCTCGATCCTCACTGCGGAGCAGGTGGACGCGCTGACCGACAAGTACCAGGCCATCGCTGGCGGGCAGGTCCGCGGCTCGGATGCAGAGCAGGAGCCCGCTGATGACTGA